TCCCACAAAGACTGGGGAGACCGACTTGTTTATTATACATACTGTCTTCTGTTGAAAGGGAAAGCATTTCCCAATTAAACTTCTGAAAcggatgagagagaaaaaaaaaaaaagaccgggCATTCAGAGCCttaggttttgggggtttttttcagggAAACCCGTGCTTCCGATTAGTGAAAGAATTGATTTAATCTAGCTGAAATTGAATTTTAAAGGTTTGCTTTATCTGGAAAATGTTTCATAAAAGGTTATGCACACAGGttggtttgtttgggggggggggaggggggttgtactTTCTAAatctagaaaataaaatgtgtgtgtgtgtgtatgtgagtgtgtgtgtgcgtgcgcagtTTTATGATTACTCCTCGTCTGACAGTATTGTAAATGGAAGATTTCGCGCCCctcagtgaggattcttgcagtaATGTAATTTATTAAGTGGTGGGTTTCCTCACATGAGAATTGTGGCTTGAGGATCAAGCCACTGGAAAGGTTAGCAGAGAAAACGCAACTGTACTCTACGAGCCCAACGTTTCACCCTTTTTAGACtacccctccctcttctctcctctctgtctCATTCTCTTTTCATGCACgatctttattattattaataataatcataattttggaaattcaaaagcaaagcataGACTCGACTGGAGTGTAGCTCAGAAAAAGTCGGATTTATTTCCATCTTTATGAAATACTGGTATTAAATAACAGGCGTAGGTCATTGgtgatagtgatttttttttttttggcttttaatTAACTAGGGTGTCTTCTCCTTTGAAGGATGAAGAAAAATGACAGCCATCACTGCTTAGAATCAGCAACTCCTTTGCTTAGATTACGGGCAATGAGATATTTTCATGAGGCATTTTTGAGATATTGCTACTTTTATTAGGCTTATTTTGCAAAATTTTGGAAATAAACGTTATGTCAAATATGGCTGAGTCTTGGCAGAGTAGTCCCAAGTCTCAATTCTGGgtgagtagaaaaaaaaaaagactgaacgGAAATACTCCCCTTTATGTTTTTCTTCAGGGATTAAGAGTacagtttttttattattattatgccaTGATTTATTTCAAAAAGTAATTCGTGTCTAAAGAGATAGTACATCCAGGGAAAATTTGTAGTTGGTAAAAAGCTGGAACATATTAGGCAATATTAAGGGGAAGAAGATGTCTACAGATCTATGCATTGTGTGGTTGAAGAACTCTAATAAAAGAAACCCTTGTAAGGAAAAGAATTTTTAATTAAGTTTCCTTTCACCTATCATCTTGCCACATCAAATTGCATtgcctgctgttgaaaatgatGTTGGGATTTCTCTTAGAATTGTTTTCAGCTACAATTAAAACGATTGTTACAGCAGAGCTTTGAATGGGTGGACCTGCGGATGGAGACCTTAGCTGTGCACTGGTCCATTAAAAGATGCTGAAAAATAAAGGGTGCTTAGTAATAGGTAAAGTGTGGAACCTCATAAAATGGGGCTTCTTTTCTCTTGAATTAGACCGTGAAACTGAACTGACAgccattttatgtatatttatggCTTGATCATGAAAAACTGAAACACACAGATCCCTGAAACAGAAACACCGCAAAAAGTGGGTTCTGTCCTACTTTTTCAAAATGCATTTAAGGTTTAAGAGTTTGAATTCAATATTATAACGATactaataacaacaacaacaacaaatagcAGTAAGATCTCTTTTCAATGATGGGGATGTTGAGTGAGGAAtggaggaatttaaaaaaaaaaaaagccttagttgCTTTCATTAGACAAAATATTtcattgtgtgctttttttttttttcttgtaggaGATAAAATGTGGTATTGCTGCTCCACTGTAACTCTTCACCAGGCCCTAATCAGAAAAATGCAGATCTGGATATTGCAGACGGTTGCATTTGCTTTATCATCCTTGGTCCTTTCATGGGCAAACACGATCGAATATTATGGGGAAATCTGTAACAATGGTTGTCCTTGCGAGGAGAAAGATGACATTTTAACAGTGAACTGTGACAACAGGGGGATCATCAGCCTTTCAGAAATCAGTCCACCACGTTTTTCACTCTATCATCTCCTACTGTCTGGGAATCTTCTGAACCGGCTGTACCTGAACGATTTTGTAAATTACACCGGAGCTGCAATTCTGCACCTTGGGAGTAATGACATCCAGGACATTGAATTTGGGGCTTTCACTGGACTGAGGGGGTTAAAGAGACTGCATCTGAATAATAACAAGTTGGAACTTTTAAAAGACGATACTTTCTTTGGCTTGGAGAGCTTGGAATATCTCCAGGTCGATTACAATTATATTAGCGCCATCGAGCCCAATGCTTTTAGTAAACTGCACGTCTTGCAGGTGCTAATCTTGAACGATAACTTGCTGTCCAGTTTGCCCACCAATCTTTTCCGCTTTGTGCCCTTAACGCACCTGGACCTGAGGGGGAACCGCCTGAAGATGCTGCCCTACATAGGCCTCTTGCAGCACATGGACCAAGTGGTGGAGCTGCAGCTGGTGGAAAACCCGTGGAACTGCTCCTGCGAGTTGATCGCCCTGAAGGATTGGTTGGACAGCATCTCCTACACGGCCCTGGTGGGAGATGTGGTCTGTGAAACGCCCTTCCGCTTGCACGGCAGGGATTTGGATGAAGTCTCCAAGCAAGAGCTGTGCCCGAGGAAATTGATTTCGGATTACGAAATGCGACCCCAAAGTCCTTCGAGCACCCTCGCTTATTTCCATACCACGCCGGCCTCGGTCAATTCGGCGGCGACGTCTTCATCTGCTGTTTACAAACCTCCCCTGAAGCCTCCCAAGGGCACGCGGCAACCCATCAAACCCCGAGTGCGTCCAACAGCGCGCCTGCCATCCAAAGATCTCGGGTACAGCAATTTTGGACCAAGCATCGCCTACCAGACCAAATCCCCAGTGCCTTTGGAGTGCCCCACCGTCTGCACCTGCAATCTGCAGATCTCTGACCTGGGACTGAACGTGAACTGTCAGGAGAGGAAAATCGAGAGCCTGTCGGAACTGCAGCCCAAGCCCTACAACCCCAAGAAGATGTACCTGACAGAAAACTACATCAGCACGGTCCGCAGATCTGATTTCGTCGACTCCACTGGATTAGATTTACTGCACCTTGGAAACAATAGGATATCCGTCATCCAAGACCGAGCCTTTGGGGACCTAACTAATTTGCGCAGACTTTACTTAAATGGCAACTTAATCGAAAGGCTGACACCCGAATTGTTTTACGGGCTCCAGAGTCTTCAGTACCTGTTCTTACAGTACAACGCCATTAAGGACATCGACTCTGGAACATTTGACTCTGTTCCTAACCTGCAGCTTCTGTTTTTAAATAACAACCTCTTGCGATCCCTGCCCAGTAACGTTTTTTCGGGCGTGAAGCTCTCCCGGCTGAGTCTTAGGAGCAACCATTTTTCGTACCTACCGGTGAGCGGAATTCTAGACCAGCTGAAGTCTCTGGTGCAGATCGACTTGCACGAAAACCCCTGGGATTGCACGTGCGACGCCGTGGGCATGAAATTGTGGCTGGAGCAGTTCAGCACCGGCGTCCTGGTGGAAGACGTGACGTGCGAGTCGCCAAAGAAATTTGCCGGAAGTGAGATGCGCGCCCTCCGATCCGAGCTGCTGTGCCCCGATTATTCCGATGTGGTTATCGCCACGCCCACCCCTTCCGCTGCCCCGGCCCCGGAGAGGACTACAACCCTGACCTCCTCCATCACCTTCAACACAGGTTCCAGCTCGGTGCCTTTGTCCGTATTAATACTGAGCCTGCTCTTGGTGTTCATCATGTCCGTCTTCGTGGCTGCCGGGCTCTTTGTTCTGGTGATGAAAAGGCGGAAAAAGAATCAGGGCGACCACGCCAGCGCCAATAATTCGGATGTGAGCTCGTTCAATATGAAATACAGCGTGTACAGCAACCGACCACTGCCCAAAGTGAAAACCCCGGCCGGGCACGTGTACGAGTACATCCCGCATCCCCTGGGCCATATGTGCAAGAACCCTATTTATAGATCCAGAGAAGGCAACTCTGTGGAGGATTACAAAGACCTTCACGAGCTGAAAGTCACCTACAGCAACCACTTGGAGGAGGACAGAGGAAAGCATATAAGGAGCCCCACCTACAGCGTCAGCACGATAGAGCCGCGGGAGGAGCTTTCGCCTCTCCAGGACGCTGACCGGTTCTACAGGGGGATTTTAGAACCAGAGAAACCCCCAGCAGCTGGAAATCACCTCGATTATAAATTTAATAGCCCCGCTCCCTTTACTTACACTCCGAGCTATGACGTTAAACGCCAGTTCCTGCACCCGGAGAGAGTAAGAGAGACGGTGTTGTACAGCACCCCGGGTACTGTATACGTTGAACACAACACAAACGAGTATCTGGAATTAAAAGCAAAACTAAACGTTGAGCCGGACTACCTCGAAGTTCTGGAAAAACAGACGACATTTAGCCAGTTCTAAAACCTTCAAGAATTTGTATTAACCCAGAACAGA
This sequence is a window from Rhinatrema bivittatum chromosome 5, aRhiBiv1.1, whole genome shotgun sequence. Protein-coding genes within it:
- the SLITRK5 gene encoding SLIT and NTRK-like protein 5 — protein: MCVRASPSVHSWLPRLLSVELADRSALLSWSPQPGRARTRCISPGSMPCWGPGDFRPRDKMWYCCSTVTLHQALIRKMQIWILQTVAFALSSLVLSWANTIEYYGEICNNGCPCEEKDDILTVNCDNRGIISLSEISPPRFSLYHLLLSGNLLNRLYLNDFVNYTGAAILHLGSNDIQDIEFGAFTGLRGLKRLHLNNNKLELLKDDTFFGLESLEYLQVDYNYISAIEPNAFSKLHVLQVLILNDNLLSSLPTNLFRFVPLTHLDLRGNRLKMLPYIGLLQHMDQVVELQLVENPWNCSCELIALKDWLDSISYTALVGDVVCETPFRLHGRDLDEVSKQELCPRKLISDYEMRPQSPSSTLAYFHTTPASVNSAATSSSAVYKPPLKPPKGTRQPIKPRVRPTARLPSKDLGYSNFGPSIAYQTKSPVPLECPTVCTCNLQISDLGLNVNCQERKIESLSELQPKPYNPKKMYLTENYISTVRRSDFVDSTGLDLLHLGNNRISVIQDRAFGDLTNLRRLYLNGNLIERLTPELFYGLQSLQYLFLQYNAIKDIDSGTFDSVPNLQLLFLNNNLLRSLPSNVFSGVKLSRLSLRSNHFSYLPVSGILDQLKSLVQIDLHENPWDCTCDAVGMKLWLEQFSTGVLVEDVTCESPKKFAGSEMRALRSELLCPDYSDVVIATPTPSAAPAPERTTTLTSSITFNTGSSSVPLSVLILSLLLVFIMSVFVAAGLFVLVMKRRKKNQGDHASANNSDVSSFNMKYSVYSNRPLPKVKTPAGHVYEYIPHPLGHMCKNPIYRSREGNSVEDYKDLHELKVTYSNHLEEDRGKHIRSPTYSVSTIEPREELSPLQDADRFYRGILEPEKPPAAGNHLDYKFNSPAPFTYTPSYDVKRQFLHPERVRETVLYSTPGTVYVEHNTNEYLELKAKLNVEPDYLEVLEKQTTFSQF